From one Sus scrofa isolate TJ Tabasco breed Duroc chromosome 9, Sscrofa11.1, whole genome shotgun sequence genomic stretch:
- the HMBS gene encoding porphobilinogen deaminase produces the protein MSGNGNAAATAEENSPKMRVIRVGTRKSQLARIQTDSVVATLKALYPGLQFEIIAMSTTGDKILDTALSKIGEKSLFTKELEHALERNEVDLVVHSLKDLPTVLPPGFTIGAVCKRECPYDAVVFHPKFVGKTLETLPEKSVVGTSSLRRAAQLQRKFPHLEFKSIRGNLNTRLRKLDELQEFSAIILAAAGLQRMGWQNRVGQILHPEECMYAVGQGALGVEVRAKDQDILDLVGVLHDPETLLRCIAERAFLRHLEGGCSVPVAVHTAMKDGQLYLTGGVWSLNGAESMQETMQATIHVPAQHEDGPEDDPQLVGITARNIPREAQLAAENLGISLATLLLNKGAKNILDVARQLNDAH, from the exons ATGTCTGGTAACGGCAACGCAGCCGCAACGGCG GAAGAAAACAGCCCAAAGATGAGAGTGATTCGTGTGGGTACCCGCAAAAGCCAG CTGGCCCGCATACAAACGGACAGTGTGGTGGCAACGCTGAAAGCCTTATACCCAGGCCTGCAGTTTGAAATCA TTGCTATGTCCACCACAGGGGACAAGATTCTCGACACTGCACTTTCTAAG ATTGGAGAGAAGAGCCTGTTTACCAAGGAGCTGGAACACGCGCTGGAGAGGAATGA aGTGGACCTGGTTGTTCATTCCCTCAAGGACCTGCCCACGGTGCTTCCTCCTGGCTTCACCATTGGAGCCGTCTGCAA gcGAGAGTGCCCCTATGATGCTGTTGTCTTTCACCCCAAATTTGTCGGGAAGACCCTAGAAACCTTGCCAGAGAAGAG TGTGGTAGGAACCAGCTCCCTGCGGAGAGCGGCCCAGCTTCAGAGAAAGTTCCCACATCTGGAGTTCAAGAGTATA CGGGGAAACCTCAACACACGGCTTCGGAAGCTGGATGAGCTGCAGGAGTTCAGTGCCATCATCCTGGCTGCAGCTGGCCTGCAGCGCATGGGGTGGCAGAACCGGGTGGGACAG ATCCTGCACCCTGAGGAGTGTATGTATGCTGTGGGTCAG GGGGCCCTGGGCGTGGAAGTCCGAGCCAAGGACCAGGACATCCTGGATCTGGTGGGTGTGTTGCATGATCCTGAGACTCTGCTTCGCTGCATTGCTGAACGCGCCTTCCTGAGGCACCTG GAAGGAGGCTGCAGTGTGCCAGTAGCAGTGCATACAGCTATGAAGGATGGGCAA CTCTACCTGACTGGAGGAGTCTGGAGTCTGAATGGTGCAGAGAGCATGCAAGAGACTATGCAGGCCACCATCCATGTCCCTGCTCAG CACGAAGATGGCCCTGAGGATGACCCACAGCTTGTGGGCATCACTGCCCGGAATATTCCTCGAGAAGCCCAACTGGCTGCTGAGAACCTGGGCATCAGCCTGGCCACCTTGCTGCTGAACAAAGGTGCCAAGAACATCCTGGATGTTGCACGGCAACTCAATGATGCCCACTAA
- the HMBS gene encoding porphobilinogen deaminase isoform X1, which produces MGFHQEENSPKMRVIRVGTRKSQLARIQTDSVVATLKALYPGLQFEIIAMSTTGDKILDTALSKIGEKSLFTKELEHALERNEVDLVVHSLKDLPTVLPPGFTIGAVCKRECPYDAVVFHPKFVGKTLETLPEKSVVGTSSLRRAAQLQRKFPHLEFKSIRGNLNTRLRKLDELQEFSAIILAAAGLQRMGWQNRVGQILHPEECMYAVGQGALGVEVRAKDQDILDLVGVLHDPETLLRCIAERAFLRHLEGGCSVPVAVHTAMKDGQLYLTGGVWSLNGAESMQETMQATIHVPAQHEDGPEDDPQLVGITARNIPREAQLAAENLGISLATLLLNKGAKNILDVARQLNDAH; this is translated from the exons ATGGGATTCCATCAG GAAGAAAACAGCCCAAAGATGAGAGTGATTCGTGTGGGTACCCGCAAAAGCCAG CTGGCCCGCATACAAACGGACAGTGTGGTGGCAACGCTGAAAGCCTTATACCCAGGCCTGCAGTTTGAAATCA TTGCTATGTCCACCACAGGGGACAAGATTCTCGACACTGCACTTTCTAAG ATTGGAGAGAAGAGCCTGTTTACCAAGGAGCTGGAACACGCGCTGGAGAGGAATGA aGTGGACCTGGTTGTTCATTCCCTCAAGGACCTGCCCACGGTGCTTCCTCCTGGCTTCACCATTGGAGCCGTCTGCAA gcGAGAGTGCCCCTATGATGCTGTTGTCTTTCACCCCAAATTTGTCGGGAAGACCCTAGAAACCTTGCCAGAGAAGAG TGTGGTAGGAACCAGCTCCCTGCGGAGAGCGGCCCAGCTTCAGAGAAAGTTCCCACATCTGGAGTTCAAGAGTATA CGGGGAAACCTCAACACACGGCTTCGGAAGCTGGATGAGCTGCAGGAGTTCAGTGCCATCATCCTGGCTGCAGCTGGCCTGCAGCGCATGGGGTGGCAGAACCGGGTGGGACAG ATCCTGCACCCTGAGGAGTGTATGTATGCTGTGGGTCAG GGGGCCCTGGGCGTGGAAGTCCGAGCCAAGGACCAGGACATCCTGGATCTGGTGGGTGTGTTGCATGATCCTGAGACTCTGCTTCGCTGCATTGCTGAACGCGCCTTCCTGAGGCACCTG GAAGGAGGCTGCAGTGTGCCAGTAGCAGTGCATACAGCTATGAAGGATGGGCAA CTCTACCTGACTGGAGGAGTCTGGAGTCTGAATGGTGCAGAGAGCATGCAAGAGACTATGCAGGCCACCATCCATGTCCCTGCTCAG CACGAAGATGGCCCTGAGGATGACCCACAGCTTGTGGGCATCACTGCCCGGAATATTCCTCGAGAAGCCCAACTGGCTGCTGAGAACCTGGGCATCAGCCTGGCCACCTTGCTGCTGAACAAAGGTGCCAAGAACATCCTGGATGTTGCACGGCAACTCAATGATGCCCACTAA
- the HMBS gene encoding porphobilinogen deaminase isoform X2 → MRVIRVGTRKSQLARIQTDSVVATLKALYPGLQFEIIAMSTTGDKILDTALSKIGEKSLFTKELEHALERNEVDLVVHSLKDLPTVLPPGFTIGAVCKRECPYDAVVFHPKFVGKTLETLPEKSVVGTSSLRRAAQLQRKFPHLEFKSIRGNLNTRLRKLDELQEFSAIILAAAGLQRMGWQNRVGQILHPEECMYAVGQGALGVEVRAKDQDILDLVGVLHDPETLLRCIAERAFLRHLEGGCSVPVAVHTAMKDGQLYLTGGVWSLNGAESMQETMQATIHVPAQHEDGPEDDPQLVGITARNIPREAQLAAENLGISLATLLLNKGAKNILDVARQLNDAH, encoded by the exons ATGAGAGTGATTCGTGTGGGTACCCGCAAAAGCCAG CTGGCCCGCATACAAACGGACAGTGTGGTGGCAACGCTGAAAGCCTTATACCCAGGCCTGCAGTTTGAAATCA TTGCTATGTCCACCACAGGGGACAAGATTCTCGACACTGCACTTTCTAAG ATTGGAGAGAAGAGCCTGTTTACCAAGGAGCTGGAACACGCGCTGGAGAGGAATGA aGTGGACCTGGTTGTTCATTCCCTCAAGGACCTGCCCACGGTGCTTCCTCCTGGCTTCACCATTGGAGCCGTCTGCAA gcGAGAGTGCCCCTATGATGCTGTTGTCTTTCACCCCAAATTTGTCGGGAAGACCCTAGAAACCTTGCCAGAGAAGAG TGTGGTAGGAACCAGCTCCCTGCGGAGAGCGGCCCAGCTTCAGAGAAAGTTCCCACATCTGGAGTTCAAGAGTATA CGGGGAAACCTCAACACACGGCTTCGGAAGCTGGATGAGCTGCAGGAGTTCAGTGCCATCATCCTGGCTGCAGCTGGCCTGCAGCGCATGGGGTGGCAGAACCGGGTGGGACAG ATCCTGCACCCTGAGGAGTGTATGTATGCTGTGGGTCAG GGGGCCCTGGGCGTGGAAGTCCGAGCCAAGGACCAGGACATCCTGGATCTGGTGGGTGTGTTGCATGATCCTGAGACTCTGCTTCGCTGCATTGCTGAACGCGCCTTCCTGAGGCACCTG GAAGGAGGCTGCAGTGTGCCAGTAGCAGTGCATACAGCTATGAAGGATGGGCAA CTCTACCTGACTGGAGGAGTCTGGAGTCTGAATGGTGCAGAGAGCATGCAAGAGACTATGCAGGCCACCATCCATGTCCCTGCTCAG CACGAAGATGGCCCTGAGGATGACCCACAGCTTGTGGGCATCACTGCCCGGAATATTCCTCGAGAAGCCCAACTGGCTGCTGAGAACCTGGGCATCAGCCTGGCCACCTTGCTGCTGAACAAAGGTGCCAAGAACATCCTGGATGTTGCACGGCAACTCAATGATGCCCACTAA
- the LOC100522201 gene encoding histone H2AX has translation MASDLTVYVFRFWSRAVVFKSGALHMDWLHRRVVCCGLAAAPPRLFPRAEGFQILPIGGRVLSAGARHRLVNCSQPEAGIKEKSQSGGRGGVPWGAYKGGFWARAAPVGLRRRLFFVPARRSPQRTSTSRSMSGRGKTGGKARAKAKSRSSRAGLQFPVGRVHRLLRKGHYAERVGAGAPVYLAAVLEYLTAEILELAGNAARDNKKTRIIPRHLQLAIRNDEELNKLLGGVTIAQGGVLPNIQAVLLPKKTSATVGPKAPAGGKKATQASQEY, from the coding sequence ATGGCTTCAGACCTCACTGTCTATGTCTTCCGGTTCTGGAGTAGGGCTGTAGTGTTTAAATCTGGCGCGCTTCACATGGATTGGCTACACCGGAGAGTGGTTTGCTGTGGGCTCGCTGCAGCTCCTCCTCGCCTCTTTCCCCGGGCAGAAGGTTTTCAAATTCTACCAATCGGAGGGCGCGTTCTCTCAGCCGGGGCGCGCCACCGATTGGTTAACTGCAGCCAACCGGAGGCGGGTATTAAAGAAAAGAGCCAATCAGGAGGGCGCGGGGGTGTGCCCTGGGGGGCTTATAAGGGCGGCTTCTGGGCGCGCGCGGCACCAGTTGGACTGCGGCGGCGGCTGTTTTTCGTCCCTGCGAGGCGTTCTCCTCAACGTACATCTACCTCACGCAGCATGTCGGGCCGCGGCAAGACCGGCGGCAAGGCCCGCGCCAAGGCCAAGTCTCGCTCATCACGCGCCGGCCTCCAGTTCCCGGTGGGCCGCGTGCACCGCCTGCTGCGCAAGGGCCACTATGCCGAGCGAGTGGGCGCCGGCGCGCCAGTCTACCTGGCGGCGGTGCTCGAGTACCTCACCGCCGAGATCCTGGAGCTGGCGGGCAACGCGGCCCGCGACAACAAGAAGACGCGGATCATCCCTCGCCACCTGCAGTTGGCCATCCGCAACGACGAGGAGCTCAACAAGCTGCTGGGCGGCGTGACGATCGCCCAGGGAGGCGTCCTGCCCAATATCCAGGCCGTGTTGCTGCCCAAGAAGACCAGCGCCACCGTGGGGCCGAAGGCGCCCGCCGGCGGCAAGAAGGCCACCCAGGCCTCGCAGGAGTACTGA
- the DPAGT1 gene encoding UDP-N-acetylglucosamine--dolichyl-phosphate N-acetylglucosaminephosphotransferase: MWAFPELPMPLLVNLIGSLLGFVATLTLIPAFRGHFIAARLCGQDLNKSNRQQIPESQGVISGAVFLIILFCFIPFPFLNCFVEEHCKAFPHHEFVALIGALLAICCMIFLGFADDVLNLRWRHKLLLPTAASLPLLMVYFTNFGNTTIVVPKPFRPILGLHLDLGILYYVYMGLLAVFCTNAINILAGINGLEAGQSLVISASIIVFNLVELEGDYRDDHVFSLYFMIPFFFTTLGLLYHNWYPSRVFVGDTFCYFAGMTFAVVGILGHFSKTMLLFFMPQVFNFLYSLPQLLHIIPCPRHRMPRLNTKTGKLEMSYSKFKTKSLSFLGTFILKVAESLRLVTVRQSENEDGAFTECNNMTLINLLLKVFGPMHERNLTLFLLLLQVVGSAVTFSIRYQLVRLFYDV, encoded by the exons ATGTGGGCCTTCCCGGAGTTGCCGATGCCGCTGTTGGTGAATTTGATCGGCTCGCTGCTGGGATTTGTGGCCACACTCACCCTCATCCCTGCCTTCCGTGGCCACTTCATCGCCGCGCGTCTCTGCGGCCAGGATCTCAACAAATCCAACCGGCAGCAAAT CCCAGAATCCCAGGGAGTGATCAGCGGTGCTGTTTTCCTTATCATCCTCTTCTGCTTCATCCCTTTCCCTTTCCTGAACTGCTTTGTGGAGGAGCACTGTAAAGCCTTCCCCCACCATGAA TTTGTGGCCCTGATAGGTGCGCTCCTTGCCATCTGCTGCATGATTTTCCTGGGCTTCGCGGATGATGTTTTGAATCTGCGCTGGCGCCATAAGCTGCTGCTGCCCACAGCTGCCTCACTACCTCTCCTCATGGTCTATTTCACCAACTTTGGCAACACGACCATCGTGGTACCCAAGCCCTTCCGCCCAATTCTTGGCCTGCATCTGGACTTGG GAATCCTGTACTATGTCTACATGGGGCTGCTGGCAGTGTTCTGTACCAATGCCATCAATATTCTAGCAGGAATTAATGGCCTAGAGGCTGGCCAGTCGCTAGTCATTTCTGCTTCCATCATTGTCTTCAACCTGGTAGAGCTGGAAG GTGATTATCGGGATGATCACGTCTTTTCCCTCTACTTCATGATACCTTTTTTCTTCACCACTTTGGGATTGCTCTACCATAACTG gTACCCATCCCGGGTGTTTGTGGGAGATACCTTCTGCTACTTTGCTGGCATGACCTTTGCCGTGGTGGGCATCTTGGGACACTTCAGCAAGACTATGCTACTCTTCTTCATGCCTCAGGTGTTCAACTTCCTCTACTCACTGCCTCAGCTCCTGCATATCATCCCCTGCCCGCGCCACCGTATGCCCAG ACTCAATACCAAGACAGGCAAACTGGAGATGAGCTATTCCAAGTTCAAGACCAAGAGCCTCTCTTTCTTGGGCACCTTTATTCTAAAG GTAGCAGAGAGCCTCCGGCTAGTGACCGTGCGCCAGAGTGAGAATGAGGATGGTGCCTTCACAGAGTGTAACAACATGACCCTCATCAACTTGCTACTCAAAGTCTTTGGGCCCATGCATGAGAGAAATCTCACCCTGTTCCTGCtactgctgcag GTCGTGGGCAGTGCTGTCACCTTCTCCATTCGTTACCAGCTTGTCCGACTCTTCTATGATGTCTGA
- the C2CD2L gene encoding phospholipid transfer protein C2CD2L isoform X2: MDPGWGQQDMGWAALLILFAASLLTVFGWLLQYARGLWLARSRGGRGPGPALAAEPAGSLRELGVWRSLLRLRGTRAGAPEEPGVRGLLASLFAFKSFRENWQRAWVRALNEQACRDGSSIQIAFEEVPQLPPRASISRVTCVDQSERTMVLHCQLSAEEVMFPVSVTQQSPAAVSMETYHVTLTLPPTQLEVHLEEIPGEGLLVSWAFADRPDLRLTVLPKLQARERGEEQVELSTIEELIEDAIVSTQPAMVVNLRACSAPGGPIPSEKPATVPQAQPATPRPTRLFLRQLRASNLGSELEGSGEVCCVAELDVPMQQKWTKPMRAGPEVEWSEDLTLNLGPQSQELTLKVLRSSSRGDTELLGQATLNVGAPSRPLTRRQVCPLTPGPGKALGQAATLAVELQYEEGSPRNLGTSTPSTPRPSITPTKKIELDRTIMPDGTIVTTVTTVQSRPRVDGKLDSPSRSPSKVEVTEKTTTVLSESGGPGSTSHSSSRESHLSNGLDPVAETAIRQLTEPSGRAAKKTPTKRSTLIISGVSKVPIAQDELALSLGYAASLEASMQEDAGTSGGPSSPPSDPPATSPGPLDALSSPTSVQEADETTRSDISERPSVDDVESETGSTGALETRSLKDHKVSFLRSGTKLIFRRRPRQKEAGLSQSHDDLSNTTATPSVRKKAGSFSRRLIKRFSFKSKPKANGNPSPQL, from the exons ATGGATCCGGGCTGGGGGCAGCAGGACATGGGCTGGGCGGCCCTACTGATCCTCTTCGCCGCCTCGCTGCTCACGGTGTTCGGCTGGCTGCTGCAATATGCCCGGGGCTTGTGGCTGGCGCGGTCCCGCGGGGGCCGGGGCCCGGGACCCGCCTTAGCTGCCGAGCCCGCCGGCTCCCTGCGGGAGCTGGGCGTGTGGCGCTCGCTGCTGCGACTGAGGGGGACTCGGGCTGGCGCCCCAGAGGAGCCAGGCGTCCGGGGCCTCCTGGCGTCGCTCTTCGCCTTCAAGTCTTTTCGGGAGAACTGGCAGCGGGCTTGGGTGCGAGCGCTGAACGAGCAGGCCTGCAGGGATGGG AGCTCCATCCAAATCGCCTTTGAGGAGGTGCCCCAACTCCCACCCAGAGCCAGCATCAGTCGTGTGACCTGCGTAGACCAGTCAGAGCGCACCATG GTGCTGCACTGCCAGCTCTCTGCTGAGGAGGTGATGTTCCCAGTCTCTGTGACCCAGCAGTCCCCCGCTGCCGTCTCCATGGAGACCTACCACGTCACTCTGACACTGCCACCAACACAG TTGGAAGTCCACCTGGAGGAAATCCCTGGGGAGGGCTTGCTTGTATCCTGGGCCTTTGCTGATCGCCCAGACCTCAGGCTGACGGTGCTCCCCAAGCTGCAGGCCAGGGAG AGAGGTGAGGAGCAGGTAGAGCTGTCCACCATCGAGGAGTTGATCGAGGATGCCATCGTCAGCACCCAGCCAGCTATGGTGGTCAACCTCAGGGCTTGCTCTGCCCCTGGGGGCCCG ATACCCAGTGAGAAGCCAGCCACGGTGCCCCAGGCCCAGCCAGCCACCCCTAGACCTACCCGGTTATTCCTAAGGCAGCTTCGAGCATCTAATCTGGGAAGCGAGCTGGAAG GCTCTGGGGAAGTGTGCTGTGTGGCTGAGCTGGACGTCCCCATGCAACAGAAGTGGACCAAGCCCATGAGGGCTGGGCCTGAGGTGGAGTGGAGCGAGGACCTGACCTT GAATCTGGGCCCCCAGAGCCAGGAGCTGACCCTCAAAGTGCTGAGGAGTAGCAGCCGCGGAGACA CTGAACTCTTGGGCCAAGCCACACTGAACGTGGGTGCCCCTTCCAGACCACTGACCCGAAGACAGGTGTGCCCACTCACCCCTGGGCCAGGGAAAGCCCTGGGGCAGGCGGCCACCCTGGCAGTAGAG CTTCAGTACGAGGAGGGCTCCCCCCGGAATCTGGGCACTTCCACCCCCTCCACGCCACGCCCCAGCATCACACCTACCAAGAAGATTGAGCTGGACCGAACCATCATGCCCGATGGCACCATTGTCACCACAGTCACCACCGTCCAGTCCCGGCCCCGGGTAGATGGCAAATTAG aCTCCCCCTCCCGCTCCCCGTCCAAGGTGGAGGTGACCGAGAAGACGACAACTGTGCTGAGTGAGAGCGGTGGCCCCGGCAGTACCTCCCACAGCAGCAGCC GGGAGAGCCACCTTTCCAATGGCCTGGACCCAGTAGCAGAGACCGCGATTCGCCAGCTGACTGAGCCCAGCGGGCGGGCAGCCAAAAAGACACCCACCAAGCGTAGCACACTCATCATCTCTGGGGTTTCCAAG GTGCCCATTGCTCAGGACGAGTTGGCACTGTCCCTGGGCTATGCGGCATCCCTGGAAGCCTCCATGCAGGAAGATGCAGGGACCAGCGGAGGCCCCTCCTCACCTCCCTCAGACCCACCGGCCACGTCGCCGGGACCCCTAGATGCCCTCTCCAGTCCCACGAGTGTCCAGGAAGCAGATGAGACGACACGTTCGGACATTTCTGAGAGGCCCTCTGTGGATGACGTAGAGTCAGAAACGGGGTCTACTGGTGCCCTGGAAACCCGCAGCCTCAAGGATCACAAAG TGAGCTTCCTGCGCAGCGGCACGAAGCTCATCTTCCGAAGGAGGCCTCGGCAGAAGGAAGCTGGTCTGAGCCAATCACACGATGACCTCTCCAACACGACGGCCACCCCCAGCGTCCGAAAGAAGGCTGGCAGCTTCTCTCGCCGTCTTATCAAGCGCTTTTCCTTCAAATCCAAACCCAAAGCCAATGGCAACCCCAGCCCGCAACTCTGA
- the C2CD2L gene encoding phospholipid transfer protein C2CD2L isoform X1, giving the protein MDPGWGQQDMGWAALLILFAASLLTVFGWLLQYARGLWLARSRGGRGPGPALAAEPAGSLRELGVWRSLLRLRGTRAGAPEEPGVRGLLASLFAFKSFRENWQRAWVRALNEQACRDGSSIQIAFEEVPQLPPRASISRVTCVDQSERTMVLHCQLSAEEVMFPVSVTQQSPAAVSMETYHVTLTLPPTQLEVHLEEIPGEGLLVSWAFADRPDLRLTVLPKLQARERGEEQVELSTIEELIEDAIVSTQPAMVVNLRACSAPGGPIPSEKPATVPQAQPATPRPTRLFLRQLRASNLGSELEGSGEVCCVAELDVPMQQKWTKPMRAGPEVEWSEDLTLNLGPQSQELTLKVLRSSSRGDTELLGQATLNVGAPSRPLTRRQVCPLTPGPGKALGQAATLAVELQYEEGSPRNLGTSTPSTPRPSITPTKKIELDRTIMPDGTIVTTVTTVQSRPRVDGKLDSPSRSPSKVEVTEKTTTVLSESGGPGSTSHSSSPGESHLSNGLDPVAETAIRQLTEPSGRAAKKTPTKRSTLIISGVSKVPIAQDELALSLGYAASLEASMQEDAGTSGGPSSPPSDPPATSPGPLDALSSPTSVQEADETTRSDISERPSVDDVESETGSTGALETRSLKDHKVSFLRSGTKLIFRRRPRQKEAGLSQSHDDLSNTTATPSVRKKAGSFSRRLIKRFSFKSKPKANGNPSPQL; this is encoded by the exons ATGGATCCGGGCTGGGGGCAGCAGGACATGGGCTGGGCGGCCCTACTGATCCTCTTCGCCGCCTCGCTGCTCACGGTGTTCGGCTGGCTGCTGCAATATGCCCGGGGCTTGTGGCTGGCGCGGTCCCGCGGGGGCCGGGGCCCGGGACCCGCCTTAGCTGCCGAGCCCGCCGGCTCCCTGCGGGAGCTGGGCGTGTGGCGCTCGCTGCTGCGACTGAGGGGGACTCGGGCTGGCGCCCCAGAGGAGCCAGGCGTCCGGGGCCTCCTGGCGTCGCTCTTCGCCTTCAAGTCTTTTCGGGAGAACTGGCAGCGGGCTTGGGTGCGAGCGCTGAACGAGCAGGCCTGCAGGGATGGG AGCTCCATCCAAATCGCCTTTGAGGAGGTGCCCCAACTCCCACCCAGAGCCAGCATCAGTCGTGTGACCTGCGTAGACCAGTCAGAGCGCACCATG GTGCTGCACTGCCAGCTCTCTGCTGAGGAGGTGATGTTCCCAGTCTCTGTGACCCAGCAGTCCCCCGCTGCCGTCTCCATGGAGACCTACCACGTCACTCTGACACTGCCACCAACACAG TTGGAAGTCCACCTGGAGGAAATCCCTGGGGAGGGCTTGCTTGTATCCTGGGCCTTTGCTGATCGCCCAGACCTCAGGCTGACGGTGCTCCCCAAGCTGCAGGCCAGGGAG AGAGGTGAGGAGCAGGTAGAGCTGTCCACCATCGAGGAGTTGATCGAGGATGCCATCGTCAGCACCCAGCCAGCTATGGTGGTCAACCTCAGGGCTTGCTCTGCCCCTGGGGGCCCG ATACCCAGTGAGAAGCCAGCCACGGTGCCCCAGGCCCAGCCAGCCACCCCTAGACCTACCCGGTTATTCCTAAGGCAGCTTCGAGCATCTAATCTGGGAAGCGAGCTGGAAG GCTCTGGGGAAGTGTGCTGTGTGGCTGAGCTGGACGTCCCCATGCAACAGAAGTGGACCAAGCCCATGAGGGCTGGGCCTGAGGTGGAGTGGAGCGAGGACCTGACCTT GAATCTGGGCCCCCAGAGCCAGGAGCTGACCCTCAAAGTGCTGAGGAGTAGCAGCCGCGGAGACA CTGAACTCTTGGGCCAAGCCACACTGAACGTGGGTGCCCCTTCCAGACCACTGACCCGAAGACAGGTGTGCCCACTCACCCCTGGGCCAGGGAAAGCCCTGGGGCAGGCGGCCACCCTGGCAGTAGAG CTTCAGTACGAGGAGGGCTCCCCCCGGAATCTGGGCACTTCCACCCCCTCCACGCCACGCCCCAGCATCACACCTACCAAGAAGATTGAGCTGGACCGAACCATCATGCCCGATGGCACCATTGTCACCACAGTCACCACCGTCCAGTCCCGGCCCCGGGTAGATGGCAAATTAG aCTCCCCCTCCCGCTCCCCGTCCAAGGTGGAGGTGACCGAGAAGACGACAACTGTGCTGAGTGAGAGCGGTGGCCCCGGCAGTACCTCCCACAGCAGCAGCC CAGGGGAGAGCCACCTTTCCAATGGCCTGGACCCAGTAGCAGAGACCGCGATTCGCCAGCTGACTGAGCCCAGCGGGCGGGCAGCCAAAAAGACACCCACCAAGCGTAGCACACTCATCATCTCTGGGGTTTCCAAG GTGCCCATTGCTCAGGACGAGTTGGCACTGTCCCTGGGCTATGCGGCATCCCTGGAAGCCTCCATGCAGGAAGATGCAGGGACCAGCGGAGGCCCCTCCTCACCTCCCTCAGACCCACCGGCCACGTCGCCGGGACCCCTAGATGCCCTCTCCAGTCCCACGAGTGTCCAGGAAGCAGATGAGACGACACGTTCGGACATTTCTGAGAGGCCCTCTGTGGATGACGTAGAGTCAGAAACGGGGTCTACTGGTGCCCTGGAAACCCGCAGCCTCAAGGATCACAAAG TGAGCTTCCTGCGCAGCGGCACGAAGCTCATCTTCCGAAGGAGGCCTCGGCAGAAGGAAGCTGGTCTGAGCCAATCACACGATGACCTCTCCAACACGACGGCCACCCCCAGCGTCCGAAAGAAGGCTGGCAGCTTCTCTCGCCGTCTTATCAAGCGCTTTTCCTTCAAATCCAAACCCAAAGCCAATGGCAACCCCAGCCCGCAACTCTGA